In the genome of Streptomyces collinus, one region contains:
- a CDS encoding PHP domain-containing protein → MTEQQLPAWADPSVSPSALDPQGVSRRGLLRRAGLFGAAFALGSAAVPARAADGLRPGGEDPRLAYLVGDHHIHSVYSHDAKYTFSQLAAAGAKYGLDWMVFTEHSNFGHAGFGAALEHREILDARAENPRQLIFQGLEWYIPAAEHCTVFTAPGPHEVDVLTRFESAYDGKLLAYDKGGPGDADTARNEAHAVKAIKWLAEQRRSGYVDDVLVLANHPMRLGIDSPHEMRNWRDAAPEIMIGMEGAPGAQGAAIPGWRGAGSIRGEYENKPSAQSWPGYPADAYLTYGGFDWATATVGGLWDSMLAEGRLFSVTTNSDAHRIVFDTWKNGDWAPGQTFDSTGRLPDPVNTDTPQPGSDFWPGQFSRTHVGVTRYGYRAVMAGMRAGRVWLDHGHLLDGLEVRLTRDHDRGRGVTLGGRLRVRKGEKLILNVTVTTASRPNPQGILPEPAHVDVIRGTVRGPVADRDTWKAPDTRVVESRDVSGRTGTYTLRIPLTAGNESFYVRLRGSDGNRNGTGYLGASVDPHGPVPHAPGNGDPWADTWFYSNPVFVDVEGA, encoded by the coding sequence ATGACCGAGCAGCAACTGCCCGCCTGGGCCGACCCGTCCGTCTCCCCCTCCGCCCTCGACCCGCAGGGCGTCTCCCGCCGCGGGCTGCTGCGCCGCGCGGGCCTCTTCGGCGCCGCGTTCGCCCTCGGCTCGGCGGCGGTCCCGGCCCGGGCCGCCGACGGCCTGCGGCCCGGCGGTGAGGACCCACGCCTCGCCTACCTCGTCGGCGACCACCACATCCACTCCGTCTACAGCCACGACGCCAAGTACACCTTCTCCCAGCTGGCCGCCGCGGGCGCGAAGTACGGCCTGGACTGGATGGTGTTCACCGAGCACTCCAACTTCGGGCACGCCGGCTTCGGGGCCGCGCTGGAGCACCGGGAGATCCTCGACGCGCGGGCGGAGAACCCCCGTCAGCTGATCTTCCAGGGCCTGGAGTGGTACATCCCGGCGGCCGAGCACTGCACGGTGTTCACCGCGCCCGGCCCGCACGAGGTCGACGTGCTGACCCGCTTCGAAAGCGCCTACGACGGCAAGCTCCTCGCCTACGACAAGGGCGGCCCCGGCGACGCGGACACCGCCCGTAACGAGGCACACGCGGTGAAGGCGATCAAGTGGCTGGCCGAGCAGCGGCGTTCGGGCTACGTCGACGACGTGCTGGTCCTCGCCAACCACCCGATGCGCCTGGGCATCGACTCCCCGCACGAGATGCGCAACTGGCGGGACGCGGCGCCCGAGATCATGATCGGCATGGAGGGCGCGCCCGGTGCCCAGGGCGCGGCCATCCCCGGCTGGCGCGGGGCCGGCTCGATCCGCGGCGAGTACGAGAACAAGCCGTCCGCGCAGTCCTGGCCCGGCTATCCGGCGGACGCCTACCTCACGTACGGCGGTTTCGACTGGGCGACCGCGACCGTCGGCGGTCTGTGGGACTCGATGCTGGCCGAGGGCCGGCTGTTCTCGGTCACCACCAACTCCGACGCCCACCGGATCGTCTTCGACACCTGGAAGAACGGCGACTGGGCGCCCGGGCAGACCTTCGACAGCACCGGCAGGCTGCCCGACCCGGTGAACACGGACACCCCGCAGCCGGGCAGCGACTTCTGGCCCGGCCAGTTCAGCCGCACCCACGTGGGCGTGACCCGCTACGGGTACCGCGCGGTCATGGCGGGGATGCGCGCGGGCCGGGTGTGGCTGGACCACGGGCATCTGCTCGACGGGCTGGAGGTGCGCCTGACCCGGGACCACGACCGGGGCCGGGGCGTGACGCTCGGCGGCCGGCTGCGGGTGCGCAAGGGCGAGAAGCTCATCCTGAACGTCACGGTGACGACCGCCTCCCGGCCCAACCCGCAGGGGATCCTGCCCGAGCCGGCGCATGTGGACGTCATCCGCGGCACGGTGCGCGGCCCGGTCGCCGACCGTGACACCTGGAAGGCGCCCGACACCCGGGTCGTGGAGTCGAGGGACGTCTCGGGCCGCACGGGCACCTACACCCTGCGCATCCCGCTCACCGCGGGCAACGAGTCCTTCTATGTCCGGCTGCGCGGCAGCGACGGCAACCGCAACGGCACCGGGTACCTCGGCGCCTCGGTCGATCCGCACGGGCCGGTCCCGCACGCGCCCGGGAACGGCGACCCGTGGGCGGACACGTGGTTCTACTCGAACCCCGTGTTCGTCGACGTCGAGGGGGCCTGA